A window from Pseudomonas sp. MRSN 12121 encodes these proteins:
- a CDS encoding 3-hydroxybutyrate dehydrogenase, translated as MSNLAGKTALVTGSTSGIGLGVALSLAKAGANLILNGFGDASAVIAEVARLNKDSGGKVGHHPADVSDPAQIADMLAYAEREFGGVDILVNNAGIQHVAAVEEFPVERWDSIIAINLSSVFHSTRLSLPGMRAKGWGRIVNIASVHGQVGSVGKAAYVAAKHGVIGLTKVVGLETATSNVTCNAICPGWVLTPLVQKQIDDRIAAGVDPQQAQHDLLAEKQPSLEFVTPSQLGELVLFLCSEAGSQVRGAAWNIDGGWLAQ; from the coding sequence ATGAGCAATCTTGCGGGCAAGACCGCCCTCGTCACCGGCTCCACCAGCGGCATTGGCTTAGGTGTAGCCCTGAGCCTGGCCAAGGCCGGCGCCAACCTGATCCTCAACGGTTTCGGCGATGCCTCGGCGGTGATCGCCGAGGTCGCGCGCCTCAATAAAGACAGCGGCGGCAAGGTCGGCCATCACCCGGCCGACGTCAGCGACCCGGCGCAGATCGCCGACATGCTGGCCTACGCCGAGCGCGAATTCGGCGGCGTCGACATCCTGGTCAACAACGCCGGCATCCAGCACGTAGCGGCGGTGGAAGAATTCCCGGTGGAACGCTGGGATTCGATCATCGCCATCAACCTGTCGTCGGTGTTCCACAGCACCCGCCTGAGCCTGCCGGGCATGCGCGCCAAGGGCTGGGGGCGGATCGTCAATATCGCCTCGGTGCACGGCCAGGTCGGCTCGGTCGGCAAGGCTGCCTATGTGGCGGCCAAGCACGGGGTGATCGGCCTGACCAAAGTCGTGGGCCTGGAAACCGCCACCTCCAATGTCACCTGCAATGCCATCTGCCCGGGCTGGGTGCTGACCCCGCTGGTGCAGAAGCAGATCGACGACCGCATCGCCGCGGGGGTCGACCCGCAGCAGGCGCAGCACGATTTGCTGGCGGAAAAACAGCCGTCCCTGGAGTTCGTCACCCCCTCGCAACTGGGCGAGCTGGTGCTGTTCCTGTGCAGCGAGGCCGGCAGCCAGGTACGTGGCGCGGCGTGGAATATCGACGGTGGCTGGCTGGCGCAGTAA
- a CDS encoding acetoacetate--CoA ligase → MSDILWQPSAERISKTRMEAFRRLVNHRHDLQIADYPALHQWSIEQREAFWQAIVDFFDVEFHAPPSAVLVEGQGMPDAQWFPGATLNFAEHLLKRRDDGVAVIAINENGQREQLTWKQLAAHVAGLQQSLRAAGVGLGDRVAACLPNTWQTLVGMLATTSLGAIWSCSSPDFGTQGVIDRFGQIEPKVLITCAGYRYAGKQIDQRAKVNEILERLPSLQQLVIVPYARPEARADEFRTSARVALWDDFYRPGGAPQFVPVPFAHPLYILYSSGTTGVPKCIVHSTGGVLLQHLKEHGLHTDLHPGDVLFYYTTCGWMMWNWLVSALAVGATVLLYDGSPFHPGPEHLLDLIDQEGINVFGTSPKYLAALEKAGLQPRQSHSLASLKTLLCTGSPLSPQSYDYVYRDLKRDLCLASMSGGTDIVSCFVIGNPLVPVRRGEMQGKSLGMAVEVWDDQGRSVIGEKGELVCTRHFPAMPIGLWRDPDQEKLRASYFSQFPGVWAQGDYAEQLAHGSWLIHGRSDAVLNPGGVRIGTAEIYRQVEKLEQVVESLAIGQSWEQDVRVVLFVRLRDGVQLDEALQEQIRQVIRANTTPRHVPAKILAVSDIPRTISGKIVELAVRNVVHGEPVKNTDALANPEALEQFRDREELRS, encoded by the coding sequence ATGTCCGACATACTCTGGCAACCCAGTGCCGAGCGCATCAGCAAGACCCGCATGGAAGCCTTCCGGCGCCTGGTCAACCATCGCCATGATCTGCAGATCGCTGACTACCCTGCCCTGCACCAATGGAGCATCGAGCAGCGCGAAGCCTTCTGGCAGGCGATCGTCGACTTCTTCGACGTCGAGTTCCATGCGCCGCCCAGCGCGGTGCTGGTCGAAGGCCAGGGCATGCCCGACGCCCAGTGGTTCCCCGGCGCCACCCTGAATTTCGCCGAACACCTGCTCAAGCGCCGTGACGACGGCGTCGCGGTGATCGCCATCAATGAGAACGGCCAGCGCGAACAACTGACCTGGAAGCAATTGGCGGCCCATGTCGCCGGCCTGCAACAGAGCCTGCGCGCCGCCGGCGTCGGCCTCGGCGACCGGGTCGCCGCCTGCCTGCCCAACACCTGGCAGACCCTGGTGGGCATGCTCGCCACCACCAGCCTCGGCGCGATCTGGTCGTGCTCCTCGCCGGACTTCGGCACCCAGGGGGTGATCGACCGGTTCGGCCAGATCGAGCCCAAGGTGCTGATCACCTGTGCCGGCTACCGCTACGCCGGCAAGCAGATCGACCAGCGCGCCAAGGTCAATGAAATCCTCGAACGCCTGCCGTCCCTGCAACAGCTGGTCATCGTCCCGTACGCCCGGCCCGAAGCCCGTGCCGACGAGTTCCGCACTTCGGCGCGGGTTGCGCTGTGGGACGACTTCTACCGCCCCGGCGGCGCACCGCAGTTCGTCCCCGTGCCCTTCGCCCACCCGCTGTACATCCTCTATTCCAGCGGCACCACCGGCGTGCCCAAGTGCATCGTCCACAGCACCGGCGGCGTGCTGCTGCAACACCTCAAGGAGCATGGCCTGCACACCGACCTGCACCCGGGCGACGTGCTGTTCTACTACACCACCTGCGGCTGGATGATGTGGAACTGGCTGGTTTCCGCGCTGGCGGTGGGCGCCACCGTGCTGCTGTACGACGGCTCGCCCTTCCACCCGGGACCGGAGCATCTGCTGGACCTGATCGACCAGGAAGGCATCAATGTCTTCGGCACCAGCCCCAAGTACCTGGCCGCCCTGGAGAAGGCCGGCCTGCAACCGCGCCAGAGCCATTCCCTGGCCAGCCTCAAGACCCTGCTGTGCACCGGTTCGCCGCTGTCGCCGCAGAGCTACGACTATGTGTACCGCGACCTGAAACGGGACCTGTGCCTGGCGTCGATGTCCGGCGGCACCGATATCGTGTCCTGCTTCGTCATCGGCAACCCGCTGGTGCCGGTGCGCCGTGGCGAAATGCAGGGCAAGAGCCTGGGCATGGCCGTCGAGGTCTGGGACGACCAGGGCCGCAGCGTCATCGGCGAAAAAGGCGAGCTGGTCTGTACCCGGCATTTCCCGGCCATGCCCATCGGCCTGTGGCGCGACCCGGACCAGGAGAAACTGCGCGCCTCCTACTTCAGCCAGTTCCCCGGGGTCTGGGCCCAGGGCGACTATGCCGAACAACTGGCGCATGGCAGCTGGCTGATCCACGGCCGCTCGGACGCCGTGCTCAACCCCGGCGGCGTGCGCATCGGTACCGCGGAAATCTACCGCCAGGTGGAAAAGCTCGAACAGGTGGTGGAAAGCCTGGCCATCGGCCAGAGCTGGGAACAGGACGTGCGGGTGGTGCTGTTCGTGCGCCTGCGCGACGGCGTGCAACTGGACGAGGCCCTGCAGGAGCAGATCCGCCAGGTGATCCGCGCCAACACCACGCCGCGCCATGTGCCGGCGAAGATCCTCGCGGTCAGCGACATTCCGCGCACCATCAGCGGCAAGATCGTCGAACTGGCGGTGCGCAACGTGGTGCACGGCGAGCCGGTGAAAAACACCGACGCCCTGGCCAACCCCGAGGCGCTGGAGCAGTTCCGCGATCGGGAGGAATTGCGTAGCTAG
- a CDS encoding PAS domain-containing sensor histidine kinase — MNAPPTGSEAEILIARLDWAATPLGAVDHWPQSLRTATDIVIHSPMPMLLLWGPQLTQIYNDGFALLAGNKHPGAFGQSTHLAWPEFEAFTAPIYDAVLQGQVRSFSEKPFTLQRQGRAVDVWLDLTYSPIRDESGQVAGILVTCIETNERRRIALELEQRSAASLKAQHEIEERLQLALAATDAVGTWDWDIGDDRFIADAHFAQLHSIDPALAGQLPISEYLKGVHPEDRGMVARSIKHCITHGTEYAEEYRLQQPDGEVRWVFARGRCYKDHHGRPVRFLGAALDLTDRKRMEQALRQSQTELQLIINAMPVLIGYVDNEERFRLNNSAYLDWYGLTPQELYGRTIREVLGDDIYATRADKIAAALAGKPCSFEASTPHRDGRARHALMKYLPRYGGDGAVNGFYIFVIDETERKHTEEALRHLNETLEERVAERTQALAAANQRLQSEMFERERAEDALRHAQKMEAVGQLTGGIAHDFNNMLTGIIGSLELMQRYIDANRSEEIGRFTEAAMSSAKRAAALTHRLLAFSRRQSLDRRPLQPNQLVRSLHDLLDHTKGEHIELKMNLGANVWPINSDASQLENALLNLVINARDAMPDGGVLTIETANSYLNGSDLGTLEPVKAGDYVMLGVSDNGAGMTPRVLAKAFDPFFTTKPIGQGTGLGLSMIYGFAQQSGGHLTITSEPGQGTCVRLYLPRLHSTIAADHDTPGSAEAPCAVAGESVILVEDDPAVRMLVLNVLGELGYTAFEAEDARSALPLLDSDQRVDLLVTDVGLPGMNGRQLAEIARERRPGLKVLFMTGYAEKAAERQGFLDAGMDLIAKPFSIEALAQKIRDMIGRQD; from the coding sequence ATGAACGCTCCCCCCACCGGCAGCGAAGCCGAAATCCTGATTGCCCGGCTGGACTGGGCCGCCACGCCGCTGGGCGCGGTCGACCACTGGCCGCAGAGCCTGCGCACCGCGACGGACATCGTGATCCACTCGCCGATGCCGATGCTGCTGCTGTGGGGCCCGCAATTGACGCAGATCTACAACGACGGTTTCGCCCTGCTGGCCGGCAACAAGCACCCTGGCGCCTTCGGCCAGTCGACGCACCTGGCCTGGCCGGAATTCGAGGCGTTCACCGCGCCGATCTACGACGCCGTGCTGCAAGGCCAGGTGCGCAGCTTCAGCGAGAAGCCCTTTACCCTGCAGCGCCAAGGGCGCGCGGTGGATGTCTGGCTGGACCTGACCTACAGCCCGATCCGCGACGAAAGCGGCCAGGTGGCCGGGATCCTGGTCACCTGCATCGAGACCAACGAGCGCCGGCGCATCGCCCTGGAGCTGGAACAGCGCTCGGCGGCCAGCCTCAAGGCCCAGCATGAAATCGAGGAGCGCCTGCAACTGGCGCTGGCGGCCACCGACGCCGTCGGCACCTGGGACTGGGATATCGGCGACGACCGCTTTATCGCCGATGCCCACTTCGCCCAGCTGCACAGCATCGACCCGGCCCTGGCCGGGCAGTTGCCCATCAGCGAGTACCTCAAGGGCGTGCACCCGGAAGACCGCGGCATGGTCGCGCGCAGCATCAAGCACTGCATCACCCACGGCACCGAATACGCCGAGGAATACCGCCTGCAACAGCCTGACGGCGAAGTCCGCTGGGTCTTCGCCCGCGGCCGCTGCTACAAGGATCATCACGGCCGCCCGGTGCGTTTCCTCGGCGCCGCCCTGGACCTGACCGACCGCAAGCGCATGGAACAGGCATTGCGCCAGAGCCAGACCGAGTTACAACTGATCATCAACGCCATGCCGGTGCTGATCGGCTACGTCGACAACGAAGAACGCTTTCGCCTGAACAACAGCGCCTACCTCGACTGGTACGGCCTGACTCCGCAAGAGCTGTACGGCCGGACCATCCGCGAGGTGCTGGGGGATGACATCTACGCCACCCGCGCCGACAAGATCGCCGCCGCCCTGGCCGGCAAACCCTGCAGCTTCGAGGCCAGCACGCCGCACCGCGATGGCCGCGCACGGCACGCGCTGATGAAGTACCTGCCGCGCTACGGCGGCGACGGCGCGGTCAATGGTTTCTACATCTTCGTGATCGACGAGACCGAGCGAAAACACACCGAAGAAGCCCTGCGCCATCTCAACGAAACCCTGGAAGAACGGGTGGCCGAACGCACCCAGGCGTTGGCCGCCGCCAACCAGCGCCTGCAAAGCGAGATGTTCGAACGCGAGCGCGCCGAAGACGCCCTGCGCCATGCGCAGAAAATGGAAGCCGTGGGCCAGCTCACCGGCGGCATCGCCCATGACTTCAACAATATGCTCACCGGCATCATCGGCAGCCTGGAACTGATGCAGCGCTACATCGACGCCAACCGCAGCGAGGAAATCGGCCGCTTCACCGAAGCCGCGATGTCCTCGGCCAAGCGCGCGGCCGCCCTCACCCATCGCCTGCTGGCGTTTTCCCGGCGCCAGTCGCTGGACCGCCGCCCCCTGCAACCGAACCAACTGGTGCGCTCGCTGCACGACCTGCTCGACCACACCAAGGGCGAGCACATCGAGCTGAAAATGAACCTGGGGGCCAACGTCTGGCCGATCAACAGTGACGCCAGCCAGTTGGAGAACGCCCTGCTCAACCTGGTGATCAACGCCCGCGACGCCATGCCCGACGGCGGCGTGCTGACCATCGAGACTGCCAACAGCTACCTCAACGGCAGCGACCTGGGCACCCTGGAACCGGTCAAGGCCGGCGACTACGTGATGCTCGGCGTCAGCGACAACGGCGCCGGCATGACCCCGCGCGTGCTGGCCAAGGCCTTCGATCCGTTCTTCACCACCAAGCCCATCGGCCAGGGCACGGGCCTCGGGTTGTCGATGATCTACGGTTTCGCCCAGCAATCCGGCGGCCACCTGACCATCACCAGCGAGCCTGGCCAGGGCACCTGCGTGCGCCTGTACCTGCCGCGCCTGCACAGCACTATCGCCGCCGACCACGACACCCCGGGCAGTGCCGAAGCGCCGTGCGCGGTAGCGGGCGAATCGGTGATCCTGGTGGAAGACGACCCGGCGGTGCGCATGCTGGTGCTCAACGTGCTGGGCGAACTGGGCTACACCGCCTTCGAGGCCGAGGACGCCAGGAGCGCGCTGCCGTTGCTGGACTCCGACCAGCGCGTCGACCTGCTGGTGACCGACGTCGGCCTGCCGGGCATGAACGGCCGGCAGTTGGCGGAGATCGCCCGCGAACGGCGGCCGGGGCTCAAGGTCCTGTTCATGACCGGCTACGCGGAAAAGGCCGCCGAGCGCCAGGGCTTTCTCGACGCCGGCATGGACCTGATCGCCAAGCCATTCTCCATCGAGGCCCTGGCGCAGAAGATCCGCGACATGATCGGCCGGCAGGACTGA
- a CDS encoding peptidylprolyl isomerase, with the protein MKAQARHILVKTAEEAEQLKQRIAKGEAFDVLAKKYSTCPSGKRGGDLGEVRPGQMVGAIDQVIFKKPLRTVHGPIKSKFGYHLVQVFFRD; encoded by the coding sequence ATGAAAGCCCAAGCCCGCCACATCTTGGTGAAAACCGCCGAAGAGGCCGAACAGCTCAAGCAACGCATCGCCAAGGGCGAAGCCTTCGACGTGCTGGCGAAGAAATACTCCACCTGCCCCTCCGGCAAACGCGGCGGCGACCTGGGCGAAGTGCGCCCCGGGCAGATGGTCGGCGCCATCGACCAGGTGATCTTCAAGAAGCCCCTGCGCACCGTGCACGGGCCGATCAAGAGCAAGTTCGGCTATCACCTGGTACAAGTCTTTTTCCGCGACTGA
- a CDS encoding sugar kinase — MNTPNPRIALIGECMIELQHRADGSLHQSFGGDTLNTAVYLARELGEGACVDYVTALGDDSFSDAMCRSWAEEGIGLGMVQRLPGRLPGLYCIQTDAQGERRFLYWRNEAAVRDCFTTPAAEPILAALPAYAVLYFSGITLAVLGDLGRKRLIETLVQARRRGAWIVFDNNYRPRLWASLEQAQAAYREVMAYVDLALLTEDDEQALFGYGDSDAVFAAYPDTPEVVLKRGADACLIRCKGESFSVPAQRVAKVVDTTAAGDSFSAAYLACRLQGGSPAQAAEAGHRLASRVIQVPGALIPRT; from the coding sequence ATGAACACCCCCAACCCACGCATCGCCCTGATCGGCGAATGCATGATCGAACTGCAACACCGCGCCGACGGCAGCCTGCACCAGAGCTTCGGCGGCGACACCTTGAACACCGCCGTGTACCTGGCTCGTGAACTGGGCGAGGGCGCTTGCGTCGACTACGTCACCGCGCTGGGTGACGATAGCTTCAGCGATGCGATGTGCCGCAGCTGGGCCGAGGAAGGCATCGGCCTGGGCATGGTGCAGCGCCTGCCGGGGCGGTTGCCCGGGCTGTATTGCATCCAGACCGACGCCCAGGGCGAGCGGCGTTTTCTCTACTGGCGCAACGAAGCGGCAGTGCGCGACTGTTTCACCACACCGGCGGCCGAACCGATCCTGGCGGCGCTGCCGGCGTACGCGGTGCTGTATTTCAGCGGCATTACCCTGGCGGTCCTTGGCGATTTGGGGCGCAAACGGCTGATCGAGACCCTGGTGCAAGCGCGGCGCCGCGGGGCCTGGATCGTCTTCGACAACAACTACCGGCCACGCCTCTGGGCTTCTCTGGAGCAGGCGCAGGCGGCGTATCGCGAGGTGATGGCTTATGTCGATCTGGCGTTGCTGACCGAGGACGACGAACAGGCGCTGTTCGGTTATGGCGACAGTGACGCGGTGTTCGCCGCTTACCCGGATACCCCGGAAGTGGTGCTCAAGCGCGGTGCCGACGCTTGTCTGATTCGCTGCAAGGGCGAGTCGTTCAGCGTGCCGGCGCAGCGGGTGGCGAAGGTGGTGGACACCACGGCGGCGGGGGATTCGTTCAGCGCGGCCTATCTGGCGTGTCGGTTGCAGGGCGGCAGCCCGGCACAGGCCGCCGAGGCCGGGCATCGCCTGGCAAGCCGGGTGATCCAGGTGCCGGGCGCGCTGATCCCCAGAACCTGA
- a CDS encoding amino acid deaminase has translation MSSALINAAVEKGAAPAGASLVRDVSLPALVLHRAALEHNIRWMQQFVSDSGAELAPHGKTSMTPALFRRQLEAGAWGITLATAVQTRAAYAHGVRRVLMANQLVGAPNMALIAELLADPAFDFYCMVDHPDNVADLGQFFAARGVRLNVMIEYGVVGGRCGCRSEQEVLALAKAIQAQPALALCGIEGYEGVIHGDHAVTGIREFAASLVRLAVQLQDEGLFAIGKPIITASGSAWYDLIAESFEAQNAQGRFLSVLRPGSYVAHDHGIYKEAQCCVLDRRSDLHEGLRPALEVWAHVQSLPEPGFAVIALGKRDVAYDAGLPVPLLRYKAGVLPARGDDVSGCKVTAVMDQHAFMTVAPGGELRVGDIIAFGTSHPCLTFDKWRSGLLVDERLEVVESMETCF, from the coding sequence ATGTCTTCTGCCTTGATCAATGCCGCGGTGGAAAAGGGGGCGGCCCCAGCCGGCGCCAGCCTGGTGCGCGACGTCAGCCTGCCGGCCCTGGTGCTGCACCGCGCGGCGCTGGAACACAACATCCGCTGGATGCAGCAGTTTGTCAGCGACAGCGGCGCCGAACTGGCGCCCCACGGCAAGACCAGCATGACCCCGGCGCTGTTCCGGCGGCAGCTGGAGGCGGGCGCCTGGGGCATCACCTTGGCCACCGCAGTGCAGACCCGCGCGGCCTACGCCCATGGCGTGCGTCGGGTGCTGATGGCCAACCAGCTGGTGGGCGCCCCGAACATGGCGCTGATCGCCGAGCTGCTGGCCGACCCGGCCTTCGATTTCTATTGCATGGTCGACCACCCGGACAACGTCGCCGACCTCGGGCAGTTCTTCGCCGCGCGCGGGGTGCGCCTGAACGTGATGATCGAGTACGGTGTGGTCGGCGGCCGTTGCGGGTGCCGCAGCGAGCAGGAAGTGCTGGCGCTGGCCAAGGCGATCCAGGCGCAACCGGCCTTGGCCCTGTGCGGTATCGAGGGCTACGAAGGGGTGATTCATGGCGATCACGCCGTGACCGGCATCCGTGAGTTCGCCGCGTCCCTGGTGCGCCTGGCGGTGCAGTTGCAGGACGAGGGGCTGTTCGCCATCGGCAAGCCGATCATCACCGCTTCGGGCTCGGCCTGGTATGACCTGATCGCCGAGTCCTTCGAGGCGCAGAACGCCCAGGGGCGCTTCCTCAGTGTTCTGCGGCCCGGCAGTTACGTGGCCCACGACCATGGCATCTATAAGGAAGCGCAGTGCTGCGTGCTCGACCGCCGCAGCGACCTGCACGAAGGTCTGCGCCCGGCGCTGGAAGTCTGGGCCCATGTGCAGTCGCTGCCGGAGCCGGGGTTCGCGGTGATCGCCCTGGGCAAGCGCGACGTGGCCTATGACGCCGGCTTGCCGGTGCCGTTGCTGCGCTACAAGGCGGGCGTGCTGCCGGCCCGAGGCGATGATGTCAGCGGTTGCAAGGTCACGGCGGTGATGGACCAGCATGCGTTCATGACTGTGGCGCCGGGGGGGGAGTTGCGGGTGGGGGACATCATTGCCTTCGGTACGTCGCACCCGTGCCTGACCTTCGACAAGTGGCGCAGCGGGTTGTTGGTGGATGAGCGGCTGGAGGTGGTGGAGAGCATGGAGACCTGTTTCTGA
- a CDS encoding IclR family transcriptional regulator, translated as MTEDSIKRRAKGLDRAFDILDFLKEIGQPLRPNDIAKGVGSPKSTVYELVASLLERRILEPVGQDGHVYLGRQLYFLGQAHLRHFDLTREADSALQEIVRQTHETAQMCLLNGRKYTVALMKEGERHFRISSDIGENAPLPWTASGRLLLGHLSDEQIVELIDERDFILPDGERLPLATFLTEIRQATEAGFFSFDSVADTFTHCFAAPVRDARGVCVCTLCIVAPRADAQNHYDHYRRVLIDSANHLARRIND; from the coding sequence ATGACCGAAGACAGCATCAAGCGTCGGGCCAAGGGGTTGGACCGGGCGTTCGATATTCTCGATTTCCTCAAGGAGATCGGCCAGCCGCTGCGGCCCAACGATATTGCCAAGGGCGTGGGCAGCCCCAAGTCCACGGTGTACGAGCTGGTGGCGTCGTTGCTGGAGCGGCGCATCCTGGAGCCGGTGGGCCAGGATGGGCATGTGTACCTGGGGCGGCAGTTGTATTTCCTGGGGCAGGCGCATTTGCGCCATTTCGACCTGACCCGCGAGGCCGATTCGGCCTTGCAGGAAATCGTCCGCCAGACCCATGAAACCGCACAGATGTGCCTGCTCAACGGGCGCAAGTACACCGTGGCGCTGATGAAGGAGGGGGAGCGGCATTTCCGTATTTCCTCGGACATCGGCGAGAACGCGCCGCTGCCCTGGACCGCGTCCGGGCGCCTGCTGCTGGGGCATTTGAGCGATGAGCAGATTGTCGAGTTGATCGACGAGCGCGACTTCATTCTTCCCGACGGCGAGCGCCTGCCATTGGCGACCTTCTTGACGGAAATCCGCCAGGCCACCGAGGCGGGTTTTTTCTCGTTCGACAGCGTGGCCGACACCTTCACCCATTGCTTCGCCGCGCCAGTGCGGGATGCGCGCGGGGTGTGCGTCTGCACCCTGTGCATCGTCGCGCCGCGGGCCGATGCGCAGAACCATTATGACCACTACCGCCGGGTGCTGATCGACAGCGCGAATCACCTGGCCCGCCGTATCAACGACTAA
- a CDS encoding RidA family protein, whose amino-acid sequence MSITRYGTGSTAGGGQPRPFARAVEADGWLYVSGQVPALDGEIITGGIVEQTHQTMRNLVAILEEAGYGLEDVVRVGVWLEDPRDFWSFNKVFGEYFKPEHAPARACVQASMMVDCKVEIDCVAFKKKG is encoded by the coding sequence ATGAGCATCACTCGCTACGGCACCGGCAGCACCGCTGGCGGTGGCCAACCCCGTCCTTTCGCCCGGGCCGTTGAGGCCGACGGTTGGTTGTACGTATCCGGTCAGGTGCCGGCGCTGGACGGTGAAATCATCACCGGCGGCATCGTCGAGCAGACGCATCAGACGATGCGCAATCTGGTGGCGATCCTGGAGGAGGCGGGGTATGGGCTGGAGGATGTGGTGCGGGTCGGGGTGTGGTTGGAGGACCCGCGGGACTTCTGGAGTTTCAACAAGGTGTTTGGCGAGTATTTCAAGCCGGAGCATGCGCCGGCGCGGGCCTGTGTGCAGGCCAGCATGATGGTGGATTGCAAGGTTGAGATCGATTGTGTGGCCTTTAAGAAGAAGGGCTGA
- a CDS encoding bifunctional 2-polyprenyl-6-hydroxyphenol methylase/3-demethylubiquinol 3-O-methyltransferase UbiG produces the protein MEIPYSVRLSFFDFWKGLFKGTLFIQRRLRGHLKEQQRNWPKKQQYSQGYFYQGLEELGITGLKPTGFRFKQYAVDEELKGADVLDIGSNCGFVSVYCSRLAKSVTAVELNPFLNKVAKDTARYLKRDNIEFIESDFSVFTTDKKFDVVLSFSNHHTIDGNLNMGFENYMKHLASLLKPGGYLLFESHNVFGPGAGNVGDDGDMDEKIQIMNTYFAIERYRMVHCYMRHMVDDVDKLFIVARLVDNPPKTDFSLKQAIRRYHY, from the coding sequence ATGGAAATTCCATACAGCGTCAGGCTTTCATTTTTTGATTTCTGGAAGGGGCTCTTCAAAGGCACGCTGTTCATCCAGAGGCGTTTGCGGGGGCATTTGAAGGAGCAGCAGAGGAACTGGCCAAAGAAGCAGCAATACAGCCAGGGATATTTCTATCAGGGCCTGGAAGAGCTGGGGATCACAGGCCTGAAGCCTACCGGTTTTAGGTTCAAGCAATACGCTGTCGACGAAGAATTGAAGGGCGCCGACGTACTGGACATCGGCAGCAACTGCGGTTTTGTCTCGGTCTATTGTTCGCGCCTGGCGAAATCGGTGACGGCCGTCGAACTCAACCCGTTTCTCAATAAAGTGGCGAAGGACACCGCGCGTTATTTGAAGCGCGACAACATAGAGTTCATAGAAAGCGATTTTTCGGTATTTACCACCGATAAGAAATTCGATGTCGTGCTGTCGTTTTCCAATCACCACACCATTGATGGCAACCTCAACATGGGGTTTGAAAACTACATGAAGCACCTGGCGTCGCTGCTCAAGCCGGGTGGTTACCTGCTGTTCGAAAGCCACAATGTTTTCGGGCCAGGTGCAGGCAATGTCGGTGATGACGGCGATATGGACGAAAAAATCCAAATCATGAATACCTACTTCGCCATAGAACGCTACCGAATGGTCCACTGTTACATGCGGCACATGGTCGATGATGTCGATAAGCTCTTCATCGTTGCGCGGCTCGTGGACAACCCGCCGAAGACGGACTTCAGTCTTAAGCAAGCAATCCGTCGCTATCACTATTGA
- a CDS encoding acyl-CoA thioesterase, which yields MEPGSYQLSMSVLMTPDKANFSGNVHGGALLKLLDEVAFACAKRYAGRYVVTLSVDQVIFKEPIHVGELVTFLASVNYTGRTSMEVGVKVMTENIHERTVRHTNSCYFTMVAVDPDGRPHPVRAFVPETAIEKRRYAQGLLRKQQRQELQERYQQIRNSE from the coding sequence ATGGAACCAGGCAGTTATCAACTGAGCATGAGCGTGCTCATGACGCCCGACAAAGCCAACTTCTCCGGCAACGTGCACGGCGGCGCCCTGCTCAAGCTGCTCGACGAAGTGGCTTTCGCCTGCGCCAAGCGTTATGCCGGGCGTTACGTGGTCACGTTGTCGGTGGATCAGGTGATCTTCAAGGAACCGATTCACGTCGGCGAACTGGTGACCTTCCTCGCCTCGGTCAACTACACCGGCCGCACGTCGATGGAGGTCGGGGTCAAGGTGATGACCGAGAACATCCACGAGCGCACGGTGCGCCATACCAACAGTTGCTACTTCACCATGGTCGCCGTCGACCCCGACGGGCGCCCGCACCCGGTGCGCGCCTTCGTGCCGGAAACCGCCATCGAAAAACGCCGCTACGCCCAGGGCCTGCTGCGCAAGCAGCAGCGTCAGGAACTGCAGGAGCGCTACCAGCAGATCCGCAACTCGGAGTGA